The Desulfobacterales bacterium genomic sequence TTCCCCGTCTCAGATGATCATTATCCATGGAAGGCAGATCGTCATGAATCAGAGAATACGTATGGATCATCTCAAGCGCACAGGCAGGAGACAGGACATCTGCTGAATCACCGGATACGGCTTCGGCCGCTGCAATACACAGAATCGGCCGAATCCGCTTTCCACCCGCCATCAATGAATACGCCATTGCTTTCATCAGCCGGCTGGAATGATTATTGCTTTGAATCAAACGTTTCAGTTCGCAGTTGATCAGCGCTGATTTTTCGTTCAAGTATGCTTTCAGATCAAAATTCATCATGTTTCTCATACTTTCCGGACTTATCGGAGTCACATTATAACGCCTTGTCATCAGGAATGTCCATATCGTCGTCAACCTCCGAAAAAAATGGTTTTTCAACGATTTCGCCGGCCTGATCTTTCGTCAGCAGGGTAATCTTCTGTTCAATCTCATCCAGTTGTTCCGAACATAGTTTTGAAACCCTGACACCTTCCTCAAATTTTTTTAATGCTTTTTCAAGCGGCAGGCCTTCAGATTCCAGTTCCTGAACAATTTGCTCAAAATGCTTCATTAATTGTTCAAACGTCTTTTTCGCCATTTGGTGTTTTCCCTTCTACCCGGCATACGAGAGACCCTTTTGAAAGAATAACTTCAAGATTCTGATCGATAGAGACATCATCTGCGTGTCTGACAACGACAGCGCCAGGCATCGTCCTGGTAATGCTGTATCCTCTTGAGAGGATGGCAACCGGATTCAAGGCTTCCAGTATAGAAGACTTTTCACGGAGCATCATTTTTTTACGATTGAGATACGTGCGGATAGCATGCACAAGGTTCCCGGTCAACTGGTCCAGTTTTCCATGCCAGTATGATATGCTTTTTGCAGGATTATTTGAAAGCAGCCGGTCAATATTCCAGGAAAGATATTGCGCTTTCTGCCTTTCAATGTGCCTGAACGATCGGATCATCCGTGACGTGTAATCATCGATCCGAATCCGTGAATCCTGAATTTTTTTCCCCGGGTGAACCAGTCGATCCGTCATGTCGGTCAGCCGGGATCTGATCCGTTCAACACATCGGTCAAATGTTGCCGAAAGCAGGGAGGATAACCCCTTGATTTTAAGTTCAAGCTCCTGCCTGACCGGGACAGCCAGCTCTGCAGCAGCTGAGGGAGTAGGGGCCCTGAGGTCTGCAACAAAATCGGAAATACTGAAATCGGTTTCATGTCCGATTGCAGAAATAATCGGGATTTGAGAGGCAAATACCGCACGGGCCACTATTTCGGAATTAAAGGCCTGGAGATCTTCCAGAGATCCGCCCCCCCGGGCCAGTATGGCCAGATCTGAAGAGGCGTGGCAATTCATCAGCGCAATGGCCCTGACAATTTCAATATCAGCGCCCTTTCCCTGAACTCTGACCGGTATGACTTCAAGATGAATATTTGGACAACGCCGGGTGACGACATTGATAATATCATGAACCACGGCACCGGTAGGGGACGTAATGACAGTAATTTTTCGGGGAAGAAACGGCAGGGGCTTTTTATATTGATCATCAAAAAGTCCTTCCTCGCCGAGACGCTTTTTTAACTGTTCAAAAGCAACCTGGAGCGCTCCGATGCCTTTGGGTTCGAGATATTCAAATATAACCTGATAGGTTCCCCGGGGTTCATACACACTGATTCGACCCAGTCCGGTAACATGAAGTCCATCTTCCGGCTGAAATTTCATGCTGCGGTTCTGGCCCCGAAACATGACCGAACTGATCTGGGCCTGTTCATCTTTTAATGTAAAATAATAATGCCCGGAAACAGGCATTCTGAAATTGGATATTTCACCGGTCAACCAGATCAGCGGATAATGTGCTTCAAGCAGACGCTTGATATCAGATGTGAATTCTGAAACGGTCAGTATGCGGTTTGCTGAATGATTATCGTTTAAAATCACAATATGGGTTTTTCTGTGAAATTAATTGTAAAAATTATGGGTCAGATCAGATATAATCCTGTATGACCTTGATATGAAATGGCATGGACAAGATTTAGCATAGATGCACCGGCCGTTCAATCTTTTAATCATATGATAAGGCCGTCCGGGTACACATAAAAATAACGTCTGATAATAAATATTACGTAAACTTTTATTTATTCCCGAAAATCCGCGGCGTTCAGGCCCCTTTTTCCCCTTCGATAACCTCTCGGATCGCTGGCAGAATATATATATCATCAAAGGACAGTTTGCTGAGGACGGACGCGATGAGCCTGATTTTTTTTCGTATCGGCAGATGCTTATCCATCACAAGCACATTTTTGTCTCTGATAATGCAAAATCCGCTTTGTATATTGATGCCGGCATTGCGAAAACTTTTCTCCAGAACGGATATTTCAAGCCTTTCTGCCAGATCTTTCAAATGCTGATATGTCTGTTCCGGTTTCATAAAAAGACCTGTGTTATCAAGGGTTCAGGCTGCATCTGCGCTTATAATGAGAAGCTGTTTTTGATCGAGCCCTCATGGCTCCGTACCATAATGCTTGAATTTGCTTTATCATGCATTATAGTTATGATAAATTAAAATTTCTTAAAAAGAAAATCCTGAAACATTTCAGCGTATATTGTGTTAAACATTTTATTATACATCATAACAGGAGGTTATAATGGAAACTTTTCCACTCAAAAGCACACAGGCACAGGTTCAGGTCAATGAATTTGTCCGAAGTGTATACAACTGGATGGCGATCGGCCTTGCGTTAACCGGATTTGTGGCCTTTTACGTATCCAACAGCGAAACCATGCTGAGCCTGATATTCGGCAATAAGCTTGTGTTTTTCGGACTGATCATCGGGGAGCTGGCCCTGGTTTTTTCCATCAGCGCCCGGGTTCATAAAATGCAGGCGTCTACCGCCACCGGGCTCTTTGTGCTGTACGCCGCCCTGAACGGGGCAACGCTGTCTGCCATATTTCTTGCCTACACAAGAAGCTCCATTGCATCAACCTTTTTCATCTGTGCGGGCACATTTATCGCATGCAGTGTTTACGGATCGACCACGAAACGGGATCTGACCTCCATGGGCGGTTTCATGATGATGGGCCTGATCGGCATTGTCATCGCCTCTGTGGTGAACATCTTTCTCAAAAGCAGCGGCATGAGCATGATCATCAGCTACATCGGAGTCATTGTGTTTGTCGGATTAACCGCCTACGATACCCAGAAAATCAAAATGATGGCGGCCACTCAACCGGCTGACCTGGAAGCCGGGGCTATCCGAAAAGGGGCAATTCTGGGGGCGTTGAGCCTGTATCTGGATTTTATCAACCTGTTCCTGATGCTGCTGAGGATATTCGGCGGGAATCGGGAGTAAACTGCCCTGCCCTTTTTTGGGTGTCAGCCGGCGAATGCTTTACGTATTTGCCGGCTGATACGGCAGGGTAAACGGATCAGAAGGCAGGTAAGACATAAAAATATATTTTTCCCGAAATCCTTACCCACCCGCATCAATAATTTCCCACCGCATCGAAATCCCAGGCATCCTATCACAACCGGCATTGACAATCGATACACTCCGGTTGCATATTTTTCAAAAAGCCTGTAACCGCTCACGTGAAAGTGTATCAATGATTGAATGGGCTTTTCTTCACTGCTTTTCCCAACGTAATGGGTTAATGATGTTTGCGGATAATATACGACTTTCCAGCCATTTTTCCACATTTGTCTGCACCAGTCCGCATCTTCCCAATACATGAAAAACCGCTCATCCATCATTCCGGCAGTTTCTATAGCCTTTCTTCTGACAACCATACAGGCTCCGGAAACCCAATCCACTTCGACAGGATTTAAGCCGTTACTTTTTTGGGTAAGAATGTTTTTACGCGTAAACCGATTATTTGGAAACCATTTGCTGATAATTGACGTACGTCCGAACAATCCCGTGAGGGCATTTGGGAAGGATCTGGCAGAGCCTTGAACGGATCCGTCTTTTTCCAGGATTCTGGGGCCGATTATTCCGATATCGGGTTTTTTCTCCATATACGCCAGAACCCGGACAAAAAAATTATCCAGCACGATGGAATCCGGATTTAATAAAACCACGTACGGCGCTTTTCCAGCCTTCAACCCAAGATTGACCGCTCTGGCAAACCCCATATTAACGCTGTTTTTAATAAATGTTACCTGAGGAAACAAGGTAGCAATTCGATCAGCATCATCTCTGGAGTTATTATCTAATATCACGATATGAACAGCCAGATGCCCGATATGGGCATAAATGGTTTCAAGATTTTTTATCAGATAACTGGTGCTGTTATAATTAACAATAATGATATCAAATATATAATTATTGGATTTCATTTTATCAAAAGCAATTCTTTGATTATTGCAGCAAATAAGTCGACCGTCAGTTGGCATCATGTTGTATTTTTGTTTTAAATTTTTTAGGATTTTCCGTTGAAGATCAAATTTTCAGGATCAGGCCTATATTTCTTAAAAATCCAATCTTGAAGAAACGATATCTGAAAATATAGCAAAGTCTCAGCAGATAAGGATAGGTTGATAACTGTCCGTAACACCTGACAAGTTGGGCCTGTTCCGGGGAAAGTCTGCCAGCAAATCTCTCGACAAACGCCCTTGCCTGCGCTTGAGCCCGTAACAAAGATATTTTCACGTTTCCATCAGAATCGATAGCCCGTTCAATTAAAAAAGGCAGCCCCCAGTGTTTTGCCCCCACGGCGTTATTACCGTGCTGTCGATAGAGTACGGTCGGTTGGGCAATATGGCTGATATTTCCAAACGCAGCAGCAACAAGCGCAATCCACCAGTCGTGCATCATGGCCCCCTGGGGGATGGGGCATGCCAAATTCCGCAATCTTCGATTGATCATCACGGTGCAGCCGGTCACTACGTTTTGATTGAGCAGGTGATGAAGTTTCTCCCGGTATTCAGGACATATATTCTGATATCTCCAAAAAGAATCCGAGATAATATTCAGGTTTTTATCTGCAACCTTAAGATCGGTGTGGACCAGAACAGGGGTATCTTTGCCAACCCTGGTTTCAACGGTTAGCATCTCTTTGAGGGTTATTTCAATTTTATCAGGCAGCCAGATATCATCCTGATCACAAAACATGACATAATCAGAAGAAGACTGATCCAAAAGTTTTCCAAAACCTGCCGACGCCCCTGCCCGGCATCCATCGTTAATTTCTATGAAAATTTTTTCAGGATTTTTTTTTCCATATTGTTTTATTAGATCAGGCGTTTGATCTGAAGAGCGGTCATCTCTTATGATCAGACGCCAGGTTTTGTATGTCTGGTTTAAAATTGAATCAATCTGGGCCGATACATTTTCGGCACCGTTATACGTGGACAGAATAACTTCAACAACTGGATTCATAACCAAATCTCAATACTGAGATACAGCCGGATTACAGGGTTAAACCCTCTGGAAATTTTCCTCATAACAGGGACAACCCTCCGGCCTCTTGGGGGAGGACACGGACAGGTGCTATCGATCCGGTGAGCAATAATATAATGAAAAAAATCCGGTTAAAACGTAAAGTCGTTGGGAATGGCTATTTTCTTCTCAGGTCGAGGCATTTTGGCCGCCTTCATTCTGTTCGCCAGACCCTGAAGATTTGCCAGCGAAAAAAAATGGGCATAAATCAAGGCCAGCAGACCGGTGTTACGCAGGTGCATGAATTTTTCGGATTCCAGGGCGTTTAATTTCTGCTCGTCAACGCGCACCAATCCCTCGATTTTAACGGCTTTGTCCTTATCCGTCTGGAGCTGAAGCGCCAGGGGGGCCAGCAATTCGTATTCGGTCAGCGTATCGCACAGTTTTTTGCTCATCAGGGCTGATTTCTGATATTCTGTCACAAACGACATGGCTTTTTCCAGGGCCGGCGCCTTCTCACCCTCAGCGGTAAACAAAGGCTCCCCACCGGTATCGGCCAGCAGGCCGCTCTTTTCATCGATGCACAGGACATATTTTTCCGAATCCCCGGATGATGCAAACACAAACGGGTAGCGTCTGAAAGTCGCCGGCACATAATCAGACACCCACCGGCCTGCCGGGTCCACGAACAGATTTTGTCCCTGGGTCAGCCCGAGCAGTGCAAAAACACCGTATTCTTCCTGCGATTTAATAAAAACGATCGGGAACCGGTGAATTACCGACGAAAATTCGGAAGCTACCAGCGGTACTAAATTCTGTTTTGCTGCAAAGGCATATGAAGACAAAGGCAAAAGCGTTTTTTTACCGTGGCGCTCGGCAGAAACAGGAAAAATCTCTGACATATAAAACTCCATCAACGTAGGTTAAGGTCAACTTAACGATAATCGGACAAATTAACTCTTCATAAGAAAAAAATTATGTTAGTACTTTTGCAGAAAAAAATCAAGCGCCACAAAAAAATCGCCCCGATAACAACCGGCTGCTGTGTTGCCCGCTTCTGCCTGCCGATAGCTACGCCCAATCATCATCTATAATCGTTCGTTGTGCAGTGAGTGTGATTTGCCCGTCCGAAAACGATCCACCAACAGGATTGCTGATCTCAAGGTAAAAAATTTCATCCGGCTCTTCCAGGTTATCCCCGATCACTTCCACGGGAATGACGGCCTGATATTCATTCTCATACAATAATAATGTGCCCTGAGTGCCAATAAAATCATCGCCGGCTTTTGCCGTTCCATCTAATGTCCGATAATCGACACTCAGAATTTGATCTCCCGAGTCGCGTTCCCCATTGAACTCAACCAGAAAATAAACCAGACTTGTTCCCGCATCGCCTTCTGAGATGGTCTTCTGGACCTCACCTGCACAACTCGGGGCATCCGGATAATGCGCGCGCAGAGACTGATCAATCCAGTCATCAAAATAAGATATGTTTTGCCAGAAAGCAATCTCCCCAAAGCTGCTGTTAGACGCATCATCAATATCAGGAGAAAAATCTGAGGTACTTAAACTTGCCGTATAATCAGCCACCCCTGCGATTTGACCGTCAATAAAGGCAGGCCCGCCACTATCCCCGGGCGCAATCAGTCCCTCATTCGCCCCCAGGCCCGTATGTGAATACGACAGCCACTCGCCGAGCGCATCCTCACCGGAAAAGCCGCTGTCAAAATCAGATACCCAGAGGGATTCAGAAACCGGAGACCATGCCATGGTAGAGCCAAGGCTCAATTTCAAGTCTCCCGCATCACCATCCATGGTATTTTGCGCCTTGATTCGAACAGGCTCACTGACAATTGCCGGCACCGTACCCGCCAGACCGGTGCCCTGCAGGCCATAGCCCACCATTGTAAATATTTGGCCTGGTTCAGGCTGCTGATGGTACAAAGCATAGCGGTCTATATCCGCAGGCACTGAATCAGTCAGCCACAACAAAGCCAAATCAGAGTTGGCATCAGCGGGATCATATTCCGGATGAATCAACGCATCAGAAATCTGATAGCTTACCAGGCCGGCAGCCGCATCAAAAAGCACACTTCCCGTCGATAAATCATTACCTTCTATCAAGTGCGCTACAGTTAATATCGCCTGCCCATCATAGAGCAAGGCCCCTGTGCCATACAAGCCGCCGATCGATATACGCACTACACCATCGTAGCCCTCGCCGGGCAGTACCGTATTAAGATCGCTATTAACATTGAGCGTTGTAACCATAAACAAAACCTTTTTTTACATGAAAATTTCAATTTCTTTATCAGTTGGCATAAACTAAAACAAGAATGTTTTCGAATAATTATAGAATTGTCCCCTCCCCTTCAAAAAAATCAGCCGCGGATTTACGCAGATTTACGCAGATAAAAAAAATCCGTGCCAATCCGCGTAAATCCGCGGCAAAAAATGCGTGAAAAGCAATGCCGACGGACGGTAAGAAAGAAACACGCAATTTCAACCCCGTCCCCGTTTCCTTCTATATTAAAAAGCGAACAATCGTTGCAAAGCCGATATGACTTCTGCCTGGGCTTTGGAATCGATCGTACCAAATTTTTTTACTAATCGGATTTTATCGATCGTACGTATCTGATCTAAAACGATTTGACCTTTTTTCTTTTTAAATGTGCATGGTATTCGAGTCGGATAATCCTTATCGGCAGAAGTCATCGGGGCTATTATAACAGTACGGATATGACGGTTCATCTCGTCAGGTGAAATTACCAGGCACGGTCTGGTTTTTTGTATTTCAGCGCCAACAGTCGGATCCAGATTTATTAAATAGACATCGAAGCGCTTAATTACCATTGCCATTCTTCCTCATCCCATGAACTCAGTACGTTTTCATCCCCGATCAGAGGTGTGTCGTCGCCCTTTTCCGCCATTGCCTTAAAAGCATTGTCCCAGCCTTCCCTGGAATTTTTTACCGGGCGTATGATGATTTGATTTTTCTCAACCTCTATTTCAACATCATCCTTAATTCCGGTTTGTTCAAGTATCGGTTTTGGAATACGCAATCCCTGTGAATTACCAATTTTTATAACACGCGCTCTCATAGACTGTCCCCTTGATAAGTTTGTAAATACATTGTAATTACAAACACCGAAAAAATCAAGGACTGGATGCAAAAAAATCAGCCGCGGATTTACGCAGATTTACGCGGATAAAAAAAAGATCCGCGGCAAAAAAAGGTGTGCTAAATCAATGCGGGCGTGAGGTAAAAAAACGCGCAATTTAAACACCGTTTTCTCCACGGATTTGAAGAGGAGAGTTGTCCCTGGGTTTGAGTTGACACACTGGGGGCAAAAGAGATACACTATGCTCATTTACAAGGAGGTACTAATGCCTTTTTCGCTCATCTACCATCCGGATGTGAAAAAGCGCGATATCCCGAAACTTAACGCTGATATCAGGAAACGAATAAAAATTGCCATAGAAACACGCCTCATGCCGGCTCCCCAGGAACATGGTGAACCCTTGCGTAAAACGCTCAAGGAATACTGGAAAGTAAAAAAAGTAAGTGATTTTACAGGATCTCCCGCTGGCATGGAAAAACTTGATAGTATATGCATGCTGCTCATTGCAACACCCTTTTGACCAAACCATAAACAAAATGATCAAAAAGATATCATAAAAATTATCCGCCGCCCGTCATTTCTGCGCGGCGGGAATCCAGAGCATCTTGAAATAACAAATGTATAGATAATCACAAATCAAGGTTTGATCCCCAAGTCATGGGGCTTTGTGATTTCTACAATAGATAATTATTTTAAATAAAAAGGAAAAACCATGAAAAGATATATGACAGCAATTATTGAAAAAGAGGGAACGGGCTATGTTTCTTTATGTCCTGAACTGGATATTGCAAGCCAGGGGGAAACAGTCAGTGAGGCTAAAAAAAATCTTCAGGAAGCGCTTGAACTATTCTTCGAGTGTGCGTCACCAGAAGAGATTGAAGATCGGCTGCATGACGAAATATACATAACTCAAATGGAGGTTGCTGTTGGCTAAACTAAAGGTCCTGTCAGGTACAGATGTATGTAAAATTTTATCTGATCATGAATTTACGGAAATACGAAGAAAAGGCAGCCATGTAATTATGCAAAAGAAAATACATGACGGGACAATTACAGTGCCGGTGCCCGATCATAAAAAAATTCGAAAAGGAACCCTGCAATCAATAATCAGGCAGGCAAAATTACCCCGGAAAGAATTTGAATTACCTGCCAACGGATAAGCTGAAGCTGATAGTACTTGCATCCACCCTCCAGCCCGCAAGGGCGGCGACACGCATACAACTCACATAAAATGTCAAATGGACAGATAACCACAAATCAAGGTTTGACCAAGCCCGCAGGAATGACGACAACGGGATAAAAATGAATTTGACATCCGGATTATGATCTGGATATTATTACACATATTAAACAATATGATGCGACTTTATCTGCATTTCTTAGTTTTGGAGGAAAAAAGGTATGAAATTAAAAATTGTTCTGGAACCGAGTGATGAGGGCGGTTACACTGTTTATGTCCCAGGCCTTCCGGGATGTATCAGCGAGGGAAACACCAGAAAGGAGGCCATGATAAATATAAAGGAAGCTATAGAGCTATATCTGGAACCGGTGGAGGACGATCTCACCTTACCCCCTGGCCATGAGATTATGGAAATTGCCGTATGACGAAGGTACCGAGTTTAGGATATGAAAAGTTAAGAAGAGCGTTGCAACGTGATGGATGGGTAGTTGTCCGCCAGAAGGGAAGTCATATTCGACTTCAGAAAAATTTACAGGACGAGGTTCTTAAACTGACAATTCCTGTGCATCGTCCCATCAAGAGATCCACACTGTCGCATATATTAAAACAAGCTCGTATCTCAGTTGATAGACTTCTTGAGCTGGTGTAACAGTATAAGAGCCCCTGTCCCTTTCAAAAAAATCAGCCGCGGATGTACGCAGATAAAAAAAGATCCGGGCCAAGCCGCGTAGATCCGCGGCAAAAAAATGCGTGATCGGAAAACCGTCCAGCGCCGTCCGGAACATGACATGGTACGCGGCATTTCTTCTCCCACTTGTTAAATGGACAGATAATCACAAATCAAGGTAATGCCCCCAACCGGACATTTATTTTAAAACATCAAGAGTTCTCCCGGCTCTTCGTCTTATGGCAGTTATGATATCTTGAACAAGCTCATTTTTTTCATATTCGTCGGAAAAATCCGTATAGATTTTCTCAACCTGGTTAATCATTTTATGACAGAAACCGGCTAATTGTTTTTTAACAACTACCGGACGTATATTTATCTCCACTGCAAATTTTTCCCAATGCCTTTCCATTATCCATTCCAGCCTGTTTTCTTTTCCTATCTTCATGGCAAGCTTTTGAGATAGCTCCTCATAAATATTTGTACAGAGCATATCATAAAAAGGCGCTAATCTTATTTGTTTCATGTGATATAAAAAAGATAGATTTTTAGCATGTGCATCCATATTTCCTATTAAATAATTAAAAAAAACCCACCGTAAAAGCTGCTGCATATCTTTAACAGGGTTTGCCGAATACTTGCGCACAAGATCAAAGCATTCTTTAAGGCCCGGGCCTCCATCAGCCTGATACTTCAATTCATGAGAAAGCCCCATGGCTTGACAAAAGTCTTCCTGATGCAGACGAATAACAGCATCATTATGAAAAAATCTATCATACCTTTGAATCAACAGCACTTTATTGCTCTTTTTTTCAATAATTTCAACAGATGGAACACGCAGATTTAAAGAGCCGGCAAGCATCATGCAGAAACATTCGTTTTCAATGGAAGATTTGAAATGAACCATACCAGGTTTCAAAATACAATTACTTGGAGCGCCATTTAATGGGATGTAAAATAATGTATTTTTATAAAAAAGCGCAAGTTTCTCCTGTGCCCCTGCCAATGATATACGAATACCTTCTTCACCGGCAAGTAAAGGGCGCTTTGGAATATTTTGTATCAAATCCGCCATCTGTTCTTCTGAAAGAAGTCGATACCTGTATTGATCGTTTTTTTCAGGCAATATGGACTCAGGAAGAATCGTTATGGCTCCGGCACATTCACCGCCAAGAAACTTGAGAAGCAGAAAGTCATTTTTTTCGGAAACACCAAGCCGTCTGGCAAT encodes the following:
- a CDS encoding glycosyltransferase family 2 protein, producing the protein MKSNNYIFDIIIVNYNSTSYLIKNLETIYAHIGHLAVHIVILDNNSRDDADRIATLFPQVTFIKNSVNMGFARAVNLGLKAGKAPYVVLLNPDSIVLDNFFVRVLAYMEKKPDIGIIGPRILEKDGSVQGSARSFPNALTGLFGRTSIISKWFPNNRFTRKNILTQKSNGLNPVEVDWVSGACMVVRRKAIETAGMMDERFFMYWEDADWCRQMWKNGWKVVYYPQTSLTHYVGKSSEEKPIQSLIHFHVSGYRLFEKYATGVYRLSMPVVIGCLGFRCGGKLLMRVGKDFGKNIFLCLTCLLIRLPCRISRQIRKAFAG
- a CDS encoding AbrB/MazE/SpoVT family DNA-binding domain-containing protein, with product MRARVIKIGNSQGLRIPKPILEQTGIKDDVEIEVEKNQIIIRPVKNSREGWDNAFKAMAEKGDDTPLIGDENVLSSWDEEEWQW
- a CDS encoding type II toxin-antitoxin system HicB family antitoxin; protein product: MKRYMTAIIEKEGTGYVSLCPELDIASQGETVSEAKKNLQEALELFFECASPEEIEDRLHDEIYITQMEVAVG
- a CDS encoding type II toxin-antitoxin system HicA family toxin; this translates as MAKLKVLSGTDVCKILSDHEFTEIRRKGSHVIMQKKIHDGTITVPVPDHKKIRKGTLQSIIRQAKLPRKEFELPANG
- a CDS encoding type II toxin-antitoxin system HicB family antitoxin, which produces MKLKIVLEPSDEGGYTVYVPGLPGCISEGNTRKEAMINIKEAIELYLEPVEDDLTLPPGHEIMEIAV
- a CDS encoding glycosyltransferase family 2 protein, whose amino-acid sequence is MNPVVEVILSTYNGAENVSAQIDSILNQTYKTWRLIIRDDRSSDQTPDLIKQYGKKNPEKIFIEINDGCRAGASAGFGKLLDQSSSDYVMFCDQDDIWLPDKIEITLKEMLTVETRVGKDTPVLVHTDLKVADKNLNIISDSFWRYQNICPEYREKLHHLLNQNVVTGCTVMINRRLRNLACPIPQGAMMHDWWIALVAAAFGNISHIAQPTVLYRQHGNNAVGAKHWGLPFLIERAIDSDGNVKISLLRAQAQARAFVERFAGRLSPEQAQLVRCYGQLSTYPYLLRLCYIFRYRFFKIGFLRNIGLILKI
- a CDS encoding type II toxin-antitoxin system HipA family toxin, translating into MEKLNVFFNQNLVGVLNLDSNRLFSFSYSGKWLEAPDSFPLSISLPLVDEMFPDDKVKPFFANLLPESAVRNLIARRLGVSEKNDFLLLKFLGGECAGAITILPESILPEKNDQYRYRLLSEEQMADLIQNIPKRPLLAGEEGIRISLAGAQEKLALFYKNTLFYIPLNGAPSNCILKPGMVHFKSSIENECFCMMLAGSLNLRVPSVEIIEKKSNKVLLIQRYDRFFHNDAVIRLHQEDFCQAMGLSHELKYQADGGPGLKECFDLVRKYSANPVKDMQQLLRWVFFNYLIGNMDAHAKNLSFLYHMKQIRLAPFYDMLCTNIYEELSQKLAMKIGKENRLEWIMERHWEKFAVEINIRPVVVKKQLAGFCHKMINQVEKIYTDFSDEYEKNELVQDIITAIRRRAGRTLDVLK
- a CDS encoding SapC family protein, with protein sequence MSEIFPVSAERHGKKTLLPLSSYAFAAKQNLVPLVASEFSSVIHRFPIVFIKSQEEYGVFALLGLTQGQNLFVDPAGRWVSDYVPATFRRYPFVFASSGDSEKYVLCIDEKSGLLADTGGEPLFTAEGEKAPALEKAMSFVTEYQKSALMSKKLCDTLTEYELLAPLALQLQTDKDKAVKIEGLVRVDEQKLNALESEKFMHLRNTGLLALIYAHFFSLANLQGLANRMKAAKMPRPEKKIAIPNDFTF
- the xseA gene encoding exodeoxyribonuclease VII large subunit — protein: MILNDNHSANRILTVSEFTSDIKRLLEAHYPLIWLTGEISNFRMPVSGHYYFTLKDEQAQISSVMFRGQNRSMKFQPEDGLHVTGLGRISVYEPRGTYQVIFEYLEPKGIGALQVAFEQLKKRLGEEGLFDDQYKKPLPFLPRKITVITSPTGAVVHDIINVVTRRCPNIHLEVIPVRVQGKGADIEIVRAIALMNCHASSDLAILARGGGSLEDLQAFNSEIVARAVFASQIPIISAIGHETDFSISDFVADLRAPTPSAAAELAVPVRQELELKIKGLSSLLSATFDRCVERIRSRLTDMTDRLVHPGKKIQDSRIRIDDYTSRMIRSFRHIERQKAQYLSWNIDRLLSNNPAKSISYWHGKLDQLTGNLVHAIRTYLNRKKMMLREKSSILEALNPVAILSRGYSITRTMPGAVVVRHADDVSIDQNLEVILSKGSLVCRVEGKTPNGEKDV
- a CDS encoding type II toxin-antitoxin system HicA family toxin; translated protein: MTKVPSLGYEKLRRALQRDGWVVVRQKGSHIRLQKNLQDEVLKLTIPVHRPIKRSTLSHILKQARISVDRLLELV
- a CDS encoding Calx-beta domain-containing protein, with protein sequence MVTTLNVNSDLNTVLPGEGYDGVVRISIGGLYGTGALLYDGQAILTVAHLIEGNDLSTGSVLFDAAAGLVSYQISDALIHPEYDPADANSDLALLWLTDSVPADIDRYALYHQQPEPGQIFTMVGYGLQGTGLAGTVPAIVSEPVRIKAQNTMDGDAGDLKLSLGSTMAWSPVSESLWVSDFDSGFSGEDALGEWLSYSHTGLGANEGLIAPGDSGGPAFIDGQIAGVADYTASLSTSDFSPDIDDASNSSFGEIAFWQNISYFDDWIDQSLRAHYPDAPSCAGEVQKTISEGDAGTSLVYFLVEFNGERDSGDQILSVDYRTLDGTAKAGDDFIGTQGTLLLYENEYQAVIPVEVIGDNLEEPDEIFYLEISNPVGGSFSDGQITLTAQRTIIDDDWA
- a CDS encoding type II toxin-antitoxin system PemK/MazF family toxin; this translates as MAMVIKRFDVYLINLDPTVGAEIQKTRPCLVISPDEMNRHIRTVIIAPMTSADKDYPTRIPCTFKKKKGQIVLDQIRTIDKIRLVKKFGTIDSKAQAEVISALQRLFAF
- a CDS encoding Bax inhibitor-1/YccA family protein: METFPLKSTQAQVQVNEFVRSVYNWMAIGLALTGFVAFYVSNSETMLSLIFGNKLVFFGLIIGELALVFSISARVHKMQASTATGLFVLYAALNGATLSAIFLAYTRSSIASTFFICAGTFIACSVYGSTTKRDLTSMGGFMMMGLIGIVIASVVNIFLKSSGMSMIISYIGVIVFVGLTAYDTQKIKMMAATQPADLEAGAIRKGAILGALSLYLDFINLFLMLLRIFGGNRE
- the xseB gene encoding exodeoxyribonuclease VII small subunit, producing MAKKTFEQLMKHFEQIVQELESEGLPLEKALKKFEEGVRVSKLCSEQLDEIEQKITLLTKDQAGEIVEKPFFSEVDDDMDIPDDKAL